The genome window TTCAAGCTGGACGGAAGGGTGGACGATCTTCTACTGGGCATGGTGGATTTCATGGACGCCGTTTGTTGGCATGTTTATTGCCCGTATTTCTAAAGGGAGAACGATCCGTGAATTTATCGTGGGCGTAATTTTAGTACCGAGTTTTGTTATGTTCATCTGGTTCGCTTTTGTCGGTGGAACAGGGATCTACTATGAACTCTATGAAGGACTTGATGTTTCTGCCCAGTCACTTGAAACTGCATTGTTTTATGTGCTGCAGGAACTGCCGCTGACAACATTCATGTCATTTTTCACGATTGTGATTGTCACGATCTTCTTTGTTACAACAGCTGATTCAGCCACTTTTGTATTAGGGATGCAGTCGACAAATGGAAACCTGAACCCTTCTACCAGAATCAAGATCACGTGGGGCGTGCTGTTTGTGTCGATTACAGCGATACTGCTGTTAGTTGGAGGATTACAGGCCTTCCAGACAGCCATTGTGATCAGTGCGCTGCCGCTGTCAGTCATTGTGATTCTGATGTGTGTAGGGCTTGTGAAAACCTTAAATAAAGAAGTGAAAGGTAAAAAGTCATAGTTTGACTTCTGTTTGAATTCCTCTCTTTTTGAAGTGTCAGCAGCACGGATTTGCGTTATACTGAAGGGAGGAATTCATTACAGATGAGGAGGGTACACCAATGGCTTATCAAGCGTTATACCGCGTGTGGCGCCCGCAGGAATTTGCTGACGTTGTAGGGCAGCAGCACGTGACAAAAACGCTGCAGAACGCCCTCTTACAGGAAAAAATCTCCCATGCTTATTTATTTTCCGGTCCCCGTGGTACCGGAAAAACAAGTGCGGCGAAAATTTTAGCCAAAGCGGTGAACTGTGAGCACGCACCAGTAAAAGAACCGTGCAATGAGTGTGCGATCTGTAAAGGAATTACAGATGGTTCAATTTCTGATGTCATTGAACTCGATGCCGCTTCAAATAACGGGGTCGATGAAATCCGTGACATCCGTGACAAAGTAAAATATGCGCCGAATGAAGGGCGCTACAAGGTATATATCGTCGATGAAGTGCATATGCTGACGCCCGGGGCTTTTAATGCGTTACTTAAAACGCTTGAAGAACCGCCGAAGCATGTCATCTTTATCCTCGCAACAACTGAACCGCACAAAATTCCACTGACGATCATTTCCCGCTGTCAGCGCTTTGATTTCAAACGGATCACTGCCCATGACATCACGGGGAGAATGCAGCATATTGCGGAATCATCCGGTGTAACGGTTGAAGAAAGAGCGCTTCACATTATCGCCCGGACTGCTGAAGGTGGGATGCGTGATGCACTCAGTCTGCTGGATCAGGCGATCTCATTCAGCGGAGAGCAGGTGACTGTTGATGATGCACTGACTGTCACAGGCTCAATCGGGCAGGAGCAGCTGACCAATCTCGTAAAAGCGATCATTGAGCAGGATACAGCTTCAGCACTTGATGCGATTCATCGTCTGCTTGAAGAAGGAAAGGATCCGTTAAGGCTGATTGAGGATCTGATTTTATACAGCCGGGACCTGCTGCTTTATAAAACAGCACCAGAGCTTGAGGATTCCCTTGAACGTGTGCTGTCAGATGATGCGTTCAAAGAAATTGCTGAAACAGTCGAGTCTGAGCTGCTCTATCAGTACATTGAAGTGCTGAACAAAACGCAGCAGGAAATGAGACTGTCCAATCATGCGCGTACCCATCTGGAAGTGGCGGCTGTAAAACTTTCACAATCAGAGCGGCCGAAGACAGCGCAGGCAGCGGATATCCCGGACCTGCAGCAGCTTATTAACCGCGTGAATCAGCTTGAGGGAGAATTGAAAAAGCTGAGAACAAACGGCGTACAGGAAGAACCCGCTCAGGCAGCTGCACCTGCTGCGAAAAAGCAGACTAGGCAGAGTACGTTTAAAGCACCAACAGGCAGAATTAAAGAAGTGCTCAGAAATGCGACAAAAGATGACATTGCCCAGATCAAAAACCGCTGGGGAGACATGCTTGAGAGTATGAACCGTCAGCAGCTGAGATCGCTCACTGCTCTTTTAAATGAAGCTGAGCCAGTTGCAGCATCCCGGGACACTTTTGTGTTAAAATTTAAATATGAGATTCATTGCAAAATGGCAATGGAAAACAATAAGCTGACTGACACAATGCCTTATATTCTTCAGGAGCTCACAGGCACTTTTTACTCAGTGATCGGTGTTCCGGAAGATCAGTGGCTTGAGATTCGTGAAGACTTTATTCAAAATCAGGAAGATGATGAGAATGAGGGCGAAGCGAAGGAAGATCCGCTGATTGAAGAAGCAAGGAAGCTTGTCGGCTCAGACTTACTCGATATTCAAGACTAAATTATTCGGAGGTAATACACATGCGTGGTGGAGGAAATATGCAAGGTATGATGAAGCAGATGCAGAAAATGCAGAAGCAAATGGCAAAGGCACAGGAAGAGCTTGGAGAAAAGCGCCTGACTGGTACAGCTGGCGGCGGAATGGTAACAGTTACGGTTTCAGGTCACAAGGAAGTTGTAGATGTGGAAATTAAAGAAGAAGTTGTAGATCCGGAAGACATTGAAATGCTGCAGGACCTTGTTTTAGCCGCAACAAACGAGGCAATGAAAGCAGCTGACGAATTGACCAATTCTACAATGGGACAGTTCACTAAAGGCATGAACCTCCCGGGGATGTTTTAATACGTGCACTACCCGGAACCGATATCCAAGCTGATTGACAGCTTCATGAAACTGCCAGGAATTGGGCCGAAAACAGCGGCCCGGCTGGCGTTTTTTGTATTAGGAATGAAAGAAGACACAGTGCTCG of Jeotgalibacillus haloalkalitolerans contains these proteins:
- the dnaX gene encoding DNA polymerase III subunit gamma/tau, translated to MAYQALYRVWRPQEFADVVGQQHVTKTLQNALLQEKISHAYLFSGPRGTGKTSAAKILAKAVNCEHAPVKEPCNECAICKGITDGSISDVIELDAASNNGVDEIRDIRDKVKYAPNEGRYKVYIVDEVHMLTPGAFNALLKTLEEPPKHVIFILATTEPHKIPLTIISRCQRFDFKRITAHDITGRMQHIAESSGVTVEERALHIIARTAEGGMRDALSLLDQAISFSGEQVTVDDALTVTGSIGQEQLTNLVKAIIEQDTASALDAIHRLLEEGKDPLRLIEDLILYSRDLLLYKTAPELEDSLERVLSDDAFKEIAETVESELLYQYIEVLNKTQQEMRLSNHARTHLEVAAVKLSQSERPKTAQAADIPDLQQLINRVNQLEGELKKLRTNGVQEEPAQAAAPAAKKQTRQSTFKAPTGRIKEVLRNATKDDIAQIKNRWGDMLESMNRQQLRSLTALLNEAEPVAASRDTFVLKFKYEIHCKMAMENNKLTDTMPYILQELTGTFYSVIGVPEDQWLEIREDFIQNQEDDENEGEAKEDPLIEEARKLVGSDLLDIQD
- a CDS encoding YbaB/EbfC family nucleoid-associated protein encodes the protein MRGGGNMQGMMKQMQKMQKQMAKAQEELGEKRLTGTAGGGMVTVTVSGHKEVVDVEIKEEVVDPEDIEMLQDLVLAATNEAMKAADELTNSTMGQFTKGMNLPGMF